The sequence CGGAGCGTCGGTGACCAGCAGGCAGAGACCCGGGTGCTTGCCGCGGGCCACCCGGCCGCGCAGCTGGTGCAGCTGGCTGACGCCGAACCGGTCGGCGTCCATGACCACCATCACGGTGGCGTTGGGCACGTCGACGCCCACCTCGACGACCGTGGTGGCGACCAGCACGTCGGTCGCACCCGTGGCGAAGGCGCGCATCACGCCGTCCTTCTCCTCGGGCGTCATCCGGCCGTGCAGGACGTCGAGCCGCAGCCCCGCCAGCGGGCCGCTGCGCAGCGCCTCGGCGACGTCCAGCACGGCCAGCGGGGGCCGGCGGTCGCCGCGGCCCTCGTCGTCGGGGGGTGCGCCGTCGGCGTCCTCCGGCTCGTCGTCGGCGCCGGCGACGTCGCCGATGCGCGGGCAGACCACGTAGGCCTGCCGGCCGGCGGCGATCTCCTCGCGCAGCCGGGCCCAGGCGCGGTCGATCCAGCCGGGTTTCTCCACGACCGGGACCACGGAGCTGGACACGCCCCCGCGGCCGCTGGGCAGCTGCCGGAGGGTGGAGATCTCCAGGTCGCCGTAGACGGTCATGGCCACGGTGCGCGGAATCGGGGTGGCGGTCATGACCAGCACGTGCGGTGGACGGCTGCCCTTGGCCCGCAGCGCGTCCCGCTGCTCCACGCCGAAGCGGTGCTGCTCGTCGACGACGACGAGGCCCAGGTCGGCGAAGTCGACCCCCTCCTGCAGCAGCGCGTGGGTGCCGATGACGATGCCCGCGCGTCCCTCGGCCACCTCGGCGCGGGCCTGGCGGCGGGGGGCGGCCTTGAGCGAGCCCGTGAGCAGGGTGACCCGGGTGCCGGCGGGGTCGCCGTCGAGCTCGCCGGCGCGGCCGAGCGGGCCGAGCAGCGCACGGATGCCACGGGCGTGCTGGGCGGCGAGCACCTCGGTCGGCGCGAGGAGCGCGGCCTGTCCCCCGGCGTCGACCACCTGGGCCATGGCCCGCAGCGCGACGACGGTCTTCCCCGAGCCCACCTCCCCCTGGAGGAGCCGGTGCATCGGCTTGTCCCGGTCGAGTTCGGCGGCCAGCTCCTCGCCGACGGCGCGCTGGCCGTCGGTCAGGGCGAACGGCAGGGCGGCGTCGACGGCGTCGAGCAGGCCGCCGGGCCTCCGGGGACGGGCGGTGCCCGGCTCCAGGGCCGCGGCCCGGCGGCGGGCGGCCAGCGTGAGCTGGAGGGTGAGCGCCTCGTCCCACTTCAGCCGGCGCTCGGCCCGCTCGACGTCCTGGCTGGTGGTGGGCCGGTGGATGTCGAGCAGGGCAGCAGGCAGGGAGAGCAGGCCGTGCCGGGTCCGGATCTCCTCGGGCAGCGGATCGGTGACCAGGTCCGCGAGGTTGCCGGCGCCGCCCAGCAGCAGTTTCACCGACTTCTGGATGACCCAGCTCGAGACGTCCTTGCTGGCCGGGTAGATGGGCACCAGCTCGCGCGCCCAGTCATCGTCGTCATCATCGCCGCTGAGCAGGTGCATGTCGGGGTGGGTGAACTGCAGCTTGCCCTGGTAGGTGCCGACGGTGCCGGCGAACATGCCCCAGACCCCGGGGGCCAGCCGCGCGTGCCGATGGCTGAAGAACACCAGCTTCATCGTGCCGGCGCCGTCGCCGACGGTGACCTCGGTGATCATGCCGCGGCGCTGCCGCATCGGCCGGGTGCTCACGGTCCTGACCTGGGCGAGCACCGTGACCCGGTCCCCGGGCTGGAGGTCGTCCAGCCGGGCCATCTCCCCCCGGCGCGCGTAGCGGCGGGGGTAGTGCCGCAGCAGGTGGCGGACCGTGTGCAGGCCGAGCTGGTCGGCCATGCCGGTGGCCGTCTTCGGGCCGAGCACCCGCGCCAGGGGCGTCTCCAGCGTCACGGCCACGGTCACTCCACCCCGATCTGCAACGGGAGCGAGCTCGGGCCGCCGCCGTAGCGGACGACCTCGATGGTCGGGTGGGCCGACGACAGGTGGCCGCACACGGCGTCGCCGAGCGCCTCGTCCGAGCCGACGACGAGCGTGGCCATCTCCCCACCGGCGGAGAGCAGCCGGTCCAGGAGGTCGCAGGCGACGGCGGCGAGCTCCGCGCCGATGACGACGACGTCGCCCTCCGCGGAGCCGAGCACGTCGCCGGGATGGCAGCGGCCAGCGGAGGTGAGCGCCTCCTGGTCGGCGACGGTCACCTCGGCCCAGCGGGTCGCGGCGGCCGCCTCGGCCATGGCGATGACGTCGTCGCCGAAACGCCGCTCCGGGTCGGCGACGGCCACGGCGGCCAACCCCTGGACCGGGGAGCGGGTCGGCACGACGCCGACCTCGCGACCGGCCTGGCGCGCCCGGGTGGCGGCCCGGGAGGCCGCCGGCAGCAGCCCCGCGTCGTTCGGCAGGACGGCCACCTCCTGCCCGCCGGAGGCGACGATCTCGCCGAACAGGTCGTCCTCGGTCACGCCGTCGGCGCCGCAGACGACGACCCGGACACCCTCCGTGTGGAAGAGCTCGGCGAGCCCGTCGCTGTGCACGGCGGCGACCACCGAACGGCGGCCGGGCACCGGTGCGGCCGGGCGCACCGGCGCGAGCGGGGTGACCGAGATGCGGTGCGGGCGACCTGCCTCGATGCCCGCCTCGATCGCCGCGCCGACGTCGGAGACGTGCACGTGGACGTTCCACTCGCGGCCGGTCGGGGTGTCCACGCCGACGACGACGAGGCTGTCCCCCAGCGCGGCCAGCCGCTCGTGCAGGCGGGCGACGGAGCTCTCGTCGGCGTCGGCCAGCAGGTACTGGACCTCGCTGCCGGGGCCGGGCGGCGGCTGGTGCGGCGCGTGCTCGGAACCGTGCCGCCGGCGGTGCCGGTCGGGACCGTCCAGGGCGGGCCGGGCCGGGTGGACGCCGGTGACGGTGCGGACGAGGGCGTCGAGGACCAGGGAGAGCCCGGCGCC is a genomic window of Blastococcus sp. HT6-30 containing:
- a CDS encoding DAK2 domain-containing protein, which encodes MLPALDDAAVGQWCRAAVETLSDFRGRLDDLNVFPVPDGDTGTNLLHTAEGALAALDSAGSGEPPWAVLARGAVLAARGNSGTILAQLLRGLADQLAHQPPADGPAFAAALRKAAESAYTAVADPEEGTFLTVARASGEAAVAAVDEGRTGLADVVLAAADGARAALERTPGQLAALREAGVVDAGGAGLSLVLDALVRTVTGVHPARPALDGPDRHRRRHGSEHAPHQPPPGPGSEVQYLLADADESSVARLHERLAALGDSLVVVGVDTPTGREWNVHVHVSDVGAAIEAGIEAGRPHRISVTPLAPVRPAAPVPGRRSVVAAVHSDGLAELFHTEGVRVVVCGADGVTEDDLFGEIVASGGQEVAVLPNDAGLLPAASRAATRARQAGREVGVVPTRSPVQGLAAVAVADPERRFGDDVIAMAEAAAATRWAEVTVADQEALTSAGRCHPGDVLGSAEGDVVVIGAELAAVACDLLDRLLSAGGEMATLVVGSDEALGDAVCGHLSSAHPTIEVVRYGGGPSSLPLQIGVE
- the recG gene encoding ATP-dependent DNA helicase RecG, with the protein product MAVTLETPLARVLGPKTATGMADQLGLHTVRHLLRHYPRRYARRGEMARLDDLQPGDRVTVLAQVRTVSTRPMRQRRGMITEVTVGDGAGTMKLVFFSHRHARLAPGVWGMFAGTVGTYQGKLQFTHPDMHLLSGDDDDDDWARELVPIYPASKDVSSWVIQKSVKLLLGGAGNLADLVTDPLPEEIRTRHGLLSLPAALLDIHRPTTSQDVERAERRLKWDEALTLQLTLAARRRAAALEPGTARPRRPGGLLDAVDAALPFALTDGQRAVGEELAAELDRDKPMHRLLQGEVGSGKTVVALRAMAQVVDAGGQAALLAPTEVLAAQHARGIRALLGPLGRAGELDGDPAGTRVTLLTGSLKAAPRRQARAEVAEGRAGIVIGTHALLQEGVDFADLGLVVVDEQHRFGVEQRDALRAKGSRPPHVLVMTATPIPRTVAMTVYGDLEISTLRQLPSGRGGVSSSVVPVVEKPGWIDRAWARLREEIAAGRQAYVVCPRIGDVAGADDEPEDADGAPPDDEGRGDRRPPLAVLDVAEALRSGPLAGLRLDVLHGRMTPEEKDGVMRAFATGATDVLVATTVVEVGVDVPNATVMVVMDADRFGVSQLHQLRGRVARGKHPGLCLLVTDAPSSSPTGQRLAAVAATSDGFELARLDLETRREGDVLGAAQSGRRSGIKLLSLLEDEELIAEARGEATALLATERGLADHPGLAAEVAALASDERAEWLEKA